The following are encoded together in the Astyanax mexicanus isolate ESR-SI-001 chromosome 8, AstMex3_surface, whole genome shotgun sequence genome:
- the LOC125803960 gene encoding uncharacterized protein LOC125803960: MLHALRGVYDRALSCEVRDSSTGWNFSWYKIVPYTHGLTQIRDSAGYLMYNVELLSDSSRGSGGSYTLSSAALKNTGVYWCRAARGEPAYHTQYSNPQPLWITGSSPPVYLTVIPSRSQHFTTDSLSLICEGQSNSTGWRVRRYSLSESKVSDCSSGWGSATGSTCNISSLYTSHTGVYWCESESAEILLTPQCTVNGSVILESPVHPVTEGDPLTLRCLLCNTKSSDLTAEFYKDGLLLQNQTTGDNIISSYSGSLE; the protein is encoded by the exons atgctacacgccttgcgcggggtgtatgatagggccctaagCTGTGAGGTCAGAGATTCTTCTACAGGCTGGAACTTCAGCTGGTACAAAATCGTTCCCTACACACATGGTTTAACTCAAATTAGAGACTCTGCTGGATATTTAATGTATAATGTGGAGCTCCTGTCAGACAGCAGCAGAGGATCTGGAGGCTCctacacactcagctctgctgctcttaAAAACACAGGAGTTTACTGGTGCAGAGCAGCGAGAGGAGAACCAGCCTATCACACACAGTACAGCAACCCACAGCCTCTATGGATCACTG gTTCATCTCCTCCAGTGTATCTGACTGTTATCCCCAGCAGATCTCAACACTTTACTACTGACTCTCTCTCACTGATCTGTGAGGGACAGAGTAACTCTACTGGATGGAGAGTGAGACGATACTCACTCAGTGAGAGTAAGGTGTCAGATTGTTCATCAGGCTGGGGATCAGCTACAGGATCTACATGCAACATCAGCTCCCTCTACACATCCCACACTGGAGTGTACTGGTGTGAGTCTGAATCAGCAGAAATCCTGTTAACACCACAGTGCACTGTGA ATGGTTCTGTAATTCTGGAGAGTCCTGTTCATCCTGTAACTGAGGGAGATCCTCTGACTCTACGCTGTTTACTTTGTAACACAAAGTCCTCAGATCTCACAGCTGAATTCTATAAAGATGGATTATTACTCCAGAATCAGACTACAGGAGATAATATAATTTCGTCATATTCAGGATCTTTAGAGTAA